The Pichia kudriavzevii chromosome 3, complete sequence nucleotide sequence TTGTCTGACTCGTAGACTATAAGGGAATGCAGCCCCCAAGAGGCAACTACCGTAAATAAGATTGGAGTTTGGGAGAGATCTGCGAGATTGGAGAGGGCAGGGTTTGTTGGAAGCAAAGTGGCTGATGTTTGGAGGCTATAAAGTGGGAGATGGTGACGGTTGAACTTAAACAATGCCTGAATGCAAGAGATATCGTCATGTAGGCCTATTGAGTTTGCCATGGCATTTCCCGTGCCATGTGGGAACGGCAAGAATGTTGTGGATGGAATATCTTCTGGATTTGCAAACTCTCTgtagaagaagttgacAAACTCAAAGAGGCAAGTATCGCctgaaaagaacaagaataGGTACTCTTGTCCTGTTGTGTAGTTGCGTTGGGCGAATTCCGTGATAGACTTTGACGTGGTGGTTTCAAGTAGAGTATACTTGATCCCATAGTAGTCGAATAGCTGTCCCACCACCAGATGGGTCGATTTCTTCTTAGAGTGAGTTGATGCTATCAGAATAATCTCCACTTTGCAGAGACGAGCCAAAGTTTCATCCTCAATTAAGAAGGTGTCCATTTTTTGTAAAGATGTTTCACCTAACGAATGCATTTCTAGCCCATTTGCATCTTCAGTGACAATAACTGAATCTTCCTCCTTGTCATTGTTTCTCCAAAGCAGCAGCTCTGTGAAGCACATCTCCAGTGTTCTCAGCTGATTGGACGTCCAAGCCTCTACTGTACTAGGGTATTGTCAGTTGCAAAGGTGCACACTCATTATAAACAAGATAGTCGTTACTACAATTCGTATTAAAAGTAATACTTCTACAATTACTAATACCATTACTATAACTACTCCTGTCAAGGTAAAGGCAGCCTTACTTCAGCTGCTGCATTCCATGCTGTCGCAGTGCAACATTGGAGCTGTGGCGTACTGCGCCACAGTTAGAAACTTACAGATCAAACACCGGCGCGACGGGCTTTGGAATTGTTGTGAATTGTTGTGTTTTGCCggaataaaaaaaaaaacaaaaacagtATAGTACAACACACTACAATACACTACAAATGAGGAACCGCTCTAGTTTCCCCTTTTAGGCTAGCTTTTCCGCTCTAGAGCATTCGAACAGCCGTACGAGTTGTCTATccctcttttcttttttttccccaacGCTGCCAAATGGACGACTCTAACTGGTGGAGCGCGCAAGGAGAAAACAGAGCTAGCCGCAATAAAGGATGAATAGTGTGTCACTAGTCGCCGTTGCGTGTACGATTGGTGCAGCTGTCGTATTTGGAAGAAGTTTAAGcggcttttttttttgattttagttGGATTCtcgttgaattttttttttttttttttgtaaaagGATTCCAAGGTTTAGGGTGTGTCATTGACCCTTGTTTTTCCccctcttttctttgtatttgttttttatttgtttgcAGTGCTTGTAAAGACACAAATCTCTTCAAAGTATTGCTTATACTAAGTAGTAGTGGCATATATATTCGACATAGAATGGAATCTTTAACGAAAACTTCCCTTAGGGTCTGTCCCTTTGTCAAGTCACATTCAACGACTGctatgaaaaaattggcaCAGAATGCATCCTTAATCAAGGAAGCTTCTCAATGTCCAATTATGGGCCCGGCAATTGAATCCAAGAGAAGCTACACCCAGCCTTCCAAGGCCCACCATGCACAGGCGACTGATACGGTCAAGGTTTCCAAGGTGAATGAGGATGCCACCATCAATGGCACCACCTTgaataaattcaacttgAATTCCACTTCTAACTGCAGTTCCAGCTTTGGATCCAATGAAGTTGCAACTAACTATGATGGAATTTTCCAAGAGAAATTAGATGCAAAAAGAAGGGACAACTCATATCggtttttcaacaacatcaatCGGTTGGCAAAGGAGTTCCCTAAGGCGCATTTACAGAGCGAGGAAGATAAGGTTATGGTTTGGTGTTCTAATGATTATTTAGGTATGGGTAACAACCaagaagttttcaaaaagatgGTTGAAACCATGGAAAAGTACGGTGTTGGTGCTGGTGGAACTAGAAATATTGCTGGTCATAATAGACACGCTATTAATTTGGAATCTGAAATTGCAGCACTTCATAAAAAGGAGGGTGCATTAGTATTCTCC carries:
- a CDS encoding uncharacterized protein (PKUD0C07170); this encodes MCFTELLLWRNNDKEEDSVIVTEDANGLEMHSLGETSLQKMDTFLIEDETLARLCKVEIILIASTHSKKKSTHLVVGQLFDYYGIKYTLLETTTSKSITEFAQRNYTTGQEYLFLFFSGDTCLFEFVNFFYREFANPEDIPSTTFLPFPHGTGNAMANSIGLHDDISCIQALFKFNRHHLPLYSLQTSATLLPTNPALSNLADLSQTPILFTVVASWGLHSLIVYESDKSELRSRYGAERFRIAATKILEENPVFKGSILNNKLYYSFQNGWRESPIECTQDLSYFVLAALSNFEEKFTISPASLVERDQLHMVAIPYSPSVEVMELMNAAYDNGRHISSNLVCYKPVDQELTITLNEATDPDKCIICLDGSSWKVTGPDKKLVFSYVDQSFLHFLSL